A stretch of Hyalangium gracile DNA encodes these proteins:
- a CDS encoding non-ribosomal peptide synthetase/type I polyketide synthase, which translates to MNYPPFFPLSLEQERMWFLSKLHGAAPAFHERAGAWLDGPLDVSVLQQTLADVAKRHEILRTTFVQVGEQPTQSIAPEIELPWREQDVSAAGDTGGQGLEEKALLLAREEVSHPFDLEHGPLWRACLVRVEPRRHLLVLTMHHLISDGDWTLGLFFSEIFALYTARREGRPADVPALRLQYRAHALWQREHLKGRRIERQLAWWRQQLRGATPALDLPVDRPRPSVQAFAGGTVERSAPAELGQAARELAKREGVSLFSVVLSGLQAVLYRYTRQDDIPVGTPLAGRPLPGVLNLLGYFGNPVVLRGRVGDDPSFRELVLRTQDDFIQAQTHGELSFKDLVEALAPTRDLSRPPLFQVLFALRDPWPTHTSPSLTLTPVDIELPFVAYELMASARDMGTHLRLKLEYNRELFLPESAARLLKHWEVLLRGALETPGQRLSELPLLSPEEEHQLLREWNQTQADYPKDVTVHAAFQAQVRRAPEAVALVFGDRQLTYRELDRRAQRIARELRQRGVRTEDRVGLFTQRSPETIIAMLGILQAGGAYVPLDPELPPERLAWMIEDAQARVLVTVGAPPPPVPLEGRELLRVDATETAPAAEELAPLLEETGSEHLAYVLYTSGSTGTPKGVGIAHRSIVQLAFHADVSPDDRVLQSTTYSFDVSVYEIWVSLLKGARVVVGTRDLTLSPHALGEELRRQAITVCCMTPAVFNNLVRERPFLFRTLRAVMLAGEALDPNWVRVALEEGHQQFFNAYGPTEATVYTHIHPISEVPEGAISIPIGRPMRNVQGYVLDRHLRPVPRGVPGELYVGGAGVARGYWRRPELTAERFIPDPFSKEPGARLYRTGDLVRYLPGGLVDFLGRIDHQVKIRGFRIEIGEIEAVLGDHPGVKQVVVSARELGAGDKQLVAYVIPRTSPPPSTTELREFLSRKLPAYMVPGFFVVLDALPLNPNGKVDRRALPAPDGTRPELAQEFVAPRTPTEQALATIWKESLSLDRVGLDDDFFALGGHSLRALQVTARIRQQFQVEVPLRSFFSRPTLAGLADLLSRAQRGEPATASITSASRGAIVPLSFSQERLWFLQQLAPSSAAYNYPAFFRVRGTLDADALEKSLQALVSRHESLRTRFAEVEGQPVQVIAGHLPVHLDRIELGALPPEERELEVQRRAEADARQPFDLHRAPLLRAHLLTLSGDEHVLLLNLHHAITDGWSMDVLYRELEALYGALARGEPPSLPALALQYADYAVWQRQWAETPALAEQLSWWKQQLAGVPPVLELPSDRPRPPVQDFRGAVVPFRVDRQTTAALRALATQERVTPTMVLLAAFQALLHRYTGQEEFIVGMPHANRDRSEMAEVVGFFVNTLAMRADLTGEPSFRSLLARVRETSLGAHEHAALPFERLVKAVQPERDLSTLPLVQVVFAPQVSKLGRLSLPGLEVEPLAYDPGRSTFDLTLFSWEEADTLGGQWEYSTALFERGTLERMAGHLRRLLEGAVRQPDARISSLPLLGEEERQRLLVQWNDTAAAYPRDSTIPEAFAEQVLQHPEAVAVRSGEQQLTYRQLDQRSNQVAWRLRRMGVGPDSRVAIAMGRSVELIVALVGILKAGGAYVPLDTDYPRERLAFMLEATQPDAVVTTTALLPKLPAQGPRHLLLDEARLDEEPITAPPSGVTARNLAYIDFTSGSTGRPKGVCIEHRSVLRLVKNIRYAQLGPGETLLLASPLSFDASTFELWGSLLTGATLAVFPPHPPADAVELAEELSRHGVTCIFLTTGLFNLAVDMVAQRLASVRLILTGGEVMSASHTRRMVELGGGVTHVYGPTECTTFATAWPLKPHSRVEEPVPLGQPIANTTAYVLDRHMQPVPIGVAGELYLGGDGVARGYVGQPSFTAERFVPDPFGAEPGGRLYRTGDRFRWRADGTLDFLGRLDNQVKVRGHRIELGEVEAALLSFPAVSKAVAVVREDTPSQKLLVGYVVAPPELDMVALRTHLSERLPRYMLPSALVRIDALPLTLTGKFDRKALPAPSAARSGAEQGYVAPRSELERSLAEIWREVLGAERVGVDAPFFELGGHSLLLAQVRARIRERLGHDIGLVTLFQYPTIRQLAAHLSPEEKEAPTAPVSAALSLEVAGATLARREHAIAVIGMAGRFPGARSTRELWELLREGREGVSRFTRESLHASDVPPELLRDPSFVPALGMLEEAARFDAGFFGYAPQEAQLTDPQQRLFLESCWEALEDSGYDPRRYPGAIGVFAGAGVPRYWLQRVASLGSMRGSSGDYRAIVGNGNDFLSTRVAYKLGLRGPALSLQSACSTSLVAIHLACQNLLSGQCDMALAGGVSLFSLGPSGYPYEEGGILSPDGYCRPFDAQAQGTVPGSGVGVVVLKRLDEALADGDTVHAVILGSAINNDGSQKVGYTAPSVEGQVEAIVRAQSAAGVTPETLSYVEAHGTATPLGDPIEVAALTKAFRRSPVPKQFCALGSLKSNLGHLDAAAGVTGLIKVTLSLENELIPATLHFHRPNPELALEDSPFFVNAQPRPWRRGKRPRRAAVSAFGMGGTNAHAILQEAPPRAPSGPSRPWQLLPLSGRTSAARETITDRLSEHLRQRPELPLPDVAFTLQQGRAAFEHRRVVVSPDREAAACALAARESARVFDGVVQPQPLQVVFMFPGGGTQQVGMGRELYQGEPVYRETLDHCAELFARELGVDLRPVLFGDEAGRAEASAQLLRPSLNMASIFSTEYALAQLLLSWGVKPSALTGHSLGEYAAATLAGVLSLEDAVALVALRGRLCDTMPESAMLSVPLPEEALTSRWAQGVSIAAINGPAHCVVAGRKEAIEKLEATLRAGGIEAQRLWLAGASHSPLVEPFAGRLTERAASMKLQAPLTPLVSNLTGTWMGSADATDPSYWARHLRGTVRFADGLSTLLALPAPVLIEVGPGRVLASLARIHPETGKARLVTNTLSTPGSGRGDLEALLGAVGKLWCVGGELDWAAFSRGERRQRVSLPTYPFERREYLLEADPAEQPMRAPRAPSVMGGVRRTPPPLGVQPPPAPIMKAPPPSRDTLEHRVAEIWREVLGVSSTRPDDHFFDVGGSSLIALQLRTRVRERLGVVLPVHTLVENPRFSQLLATIHRASSASASQPESPSVPKGRLLVCLQAGTAEHLPLYLVQPIGGTVFTYMSLARQLGPEQPVYAFRASGLEPGEPIHPDVPTMAAHYISELLERQPRGPFQLGGHSSGGAVATEMARQLLQKDMEVSLVLLLDTPPLPLKQLQVHQPEDLLHLVAPFRERAPGAWEGFASAVAKDSPLRELLMAQAQALATYSPGRGLFPLLYIRARERDGVLEPHAERWWMDQTDGPFSMHNVPGDHFTMMEPPHVAAVARIVRQSLAGRVSNLARTAREDDSSEGFRSGLGSA; encoded by the coding sequence GCCCCCGCGGAGCTGGGACAGGCCGCGCGAGAGCTGGCGAAGCGGGAGGGTGTCTCGCTCTTCTCGGTGGTGCTCTCGGGCCTGCAGGCCGTGCTGTATCGCTACACCCGTCAGGATGACATCCCCGTGGGGACTCCGCTGGCGGGGCGGCCCCTTCCCGGCGTGCTCAACCTGCTGGGCTACTTCGGCAACCCGGTCGTGCTGCGGGGGCGCGTCGGAGATGATCCGTCCTTCCGTGAGCTCGTCCTGCGGACCCAGGACGACTTCATCCAGGCGCAGACCCACGGCGAGCTGTCCTTCAAGGATCTCGTCGAGGCGCTGGCCCCCACGCGGGACTTGAGCCGGCCTCCGCTCTTCCAGGTGCTCTTCGCCCTGAGAGACCCGTGGCCCACGCACACCAGCCCCTCCCTCACCCTTACTCCCGTCGACATCGAGCTGCCGTTCGTCGCCTATGAGCTCATGGCGTCCGCCCGGGACATGGGGACCCACCTGCGCCTGAAGCTCGAATACAACCGCGAGCTGTTCCTGCCGGAGTCCGCGGCGCGCCTGCTCAAGCACTGGGAGGTGCTGCTGCGCGGGGCCCTGGAGACGCCGGGGCAGCGGCTCTCGGAGCTTCCGCTGCTGTCCCCCGAGGAGGAACACCAGCTCCTGCGGGAGTGGAACCAGACGCAGGCGGACTATCCGAAGGATGTCACGGTCCACGCGGCCTTCCAGGCCCAGGTCCGGCGCGCCCCGGAGGCCGTGGCCCTGGTCTTCGGCGACCGACAGCTCACGTATCGGGAGCTGGACCGCCGGGCCCAGCGGATCGCCCGGGAGCTGCGCCAGCGGGGCGTGCGCACCGAGGATCGGGTGGGCCTCTTCACCCAGCGCTCGCCCGAGACGATCATCGCCATGCTGGGCATCCTCCAGGCGGGGGGCGCCTATGTGCCGCTCGACCCGGAGCTGCCGCCGGAGCGGCTGGCCTGGATGATCGAGGATGCCCAGGCCCGAGTGCTGGTGACGGTGGGCGCGCCCCCGCCCCCTGTTCCCCTCGAGGGCCGCGAGCTGCTCCGCGTCGACGCGACGGAGACGGCTCCCGCGGCCGAGGAGCTGGCTCCACTGCTGGAGGAGACCGGAAGCGAGCACCTCGCCTATGTCCTCTATACGTCGGGCTCCACGGGCACTCCGAAGGGCGTGGGCATCGCGCACCGCTCCATCGTCCAGCTGGCCTTCCACGCCGACGTGAGCCCCGACGATCGCGTCCTGCAGAGCACGACCTACTCCTTCGACGTGTCGGTGTACGAGATATGGGTCTCGCTCCTCAAGGGAGCCCGTGTCGTCGTCGGCACGAGGGACCTCACCCTGTCTCCGCATGCGCTCGGGGAGGAGCTGCGGCGTCAGGCCATCACCGTGTGCTGCATGACGCCCGCGGTGTTCAACAACCTGGTGCGGGAGCGGCCCTTCCTCTTCCGGACGCTCCGGGCCGTCATGCTCGCGGGCGAGGCCCTGGACCCCAACTGGGTCCGCGTGGCGCTCGAGGAGGGACACCAGCAGTTCTTCAACGCATACGGCCCTACCGAGGCCACCGTCTATACCCACATCCACCCGATCTCCGAGGTGCCCGAGGGCGCCATCTCCATCCCGATCGGGCGGCCCATGCGCAACGTGCAGGGCTATGTGCTCGATCGTCACCTGCGCCCCGTTCCGCGCGGCGTGCCAGGCGAGCTCTACGTCGGCGGAGCCGGCGTGGCCCGAGGCTACTGGCGACGCCCGGAACTCACCGCGGAGCGCTTCATCCCCGACCCGTTCTCGAAGGAGCCCGGAGCCCGGCTCTACAGGACGGGAGATCTCGTCCGCTACCTGCCGGGAGGACTCGTCGACTTCCTGGGGCGCATCGATCATCAGGTCAAGATCCGTGGCTTCCGCATCGAGATCGGCGAGATCGAAGCCGTCCTGGGCGACCACCCGGGCGTGAAGCAGGTGGTCGTCTCCGCCCGGGAGCTCGGGGCGGGGGACAAGCAGCTCGTGGCGTACGTCATCCCGAGGACGAGCCCGCCTCCCTCCACCACGGAGCTGCGCGAGTTCCTGTCGCGGAAGCTGCCGGCCTACATGGTGCCGGGCTTCTTCGTCGTGCTGGATGCCCTGCCCTTGAACCCCAATGGCAAGGTGGATCGCCGGGCCCTGCCAGCCCCGGATGGAACGCGGCCGGAGCTGGCGCAGGAGTTCGTCGCCCCCCGCACGCCGACGGAGCAGGCGCTGGCGACCATCTGGAAGGAGAGCCTCTCCCTGGACAGGGTCGGGCTCGACGACGACTTCTTCGCGCTGGGCGGGCACTCGCTGCGCGCCCTGCAGGTGACGGCGCGCATCCGTCAGCAGTTCCAGGTGGAGGTGCCCCTGCGCTCCTTCTTCTCACGCCCCACGCTGGCGGGACTGGCGGACCTGCTGAGCAGGGCCCAGCGCGGAGAGCCGGCCACTGCCTCCATCACCTCCGCGTCCCGTGGCGCCATCGTGCCGCTCTCCTTCTCCCAGGAGCGGCTCTGGTTCCTCCAGCAGCTGGCCCCCTCGAGCGCCGCCTACAACTACCCGGCCTTCTTCCGGGTGCGCGGGACGCTCGACGCCGACGCGCTGGAGAAGAGCCTCCAGGCGCTCGTCTCCCGTCACGAGTCCCTGCGGACCCGCTTCGCCGAGGTGGAGGGCCAGCCCGTGCAGGTGATCGCGGGACACCTGCCCGTGCACCTCGATCGCATCGAGCTGGGGGCGCTGCCGCCAGAAGAGCGGGAGCTGGAGGTGCAGCGCCGCGCCGAGGCCGACGCCAGGCAGCCCTTCGATCTGCATCGGGCCCCCCTGCTGAGAGCGCACCTGCTGACGCTGAGTGGCGACGAGCATGTGCTGCTGCTCAACCTCCACCACGCGATCACGGACGGCTGGTCCATGGACGTGCTCTACCGCGAGCTGGAGGCCCTCTATGGTGCCCTGGCCCGGGGGGAGCCGCCCTCGCTGCCGGCGCTCGCGCTGCAGTATGCCGACTACGCGGTCTGGCAGCGGCAGTGGGCCGAGACGCCCGCGCTGGCGGAGCAGCTCTCCTGGTGGAAGCAGCAGCTCGCGGGAGTGCCCCCGGTGCTGGAGCTGCCCTCGGATCGGCCCCGTCCCCCCGTCCAGGACTTCCGTGGAGCGGTGGTGCCCTTCCGGGTCGACCGGCAGACCACCGCGGCGCTGCGAGCCCTGGCGACCCAGGAGCGCGTCACGCCCACGATGGTGCTGCTCGCCGCCTTCCAGGCGCTGCTGCACCGCTACACCGGCCAGGAGGAGTTCATCGTCGGCATGCCCCACGCCAACCGGGATCGCTCGGAGATGGCGGAGGTGGTGGGCTTCTTCGTCAACACCCTGGCCATGCGGGCCGATCTCACGGGAGAGCCGTCCTTCCGGTCGCTGCTGGCGCGGGTCCGGGAGACGAGCCTCGGCGCTCACGAGCATGCGGCGCTCCCCTTCGAGCGGCTGGTGAAGGCCGTGCAGCCGGAGCGCGATCTCAGCACGCTCCCCCTGGTGCAGGTGGTGTTCGCGCCCCAGGTCTCCAAGCTGGGGCGGCTGAGCCTGCCGGGGCTGGAAGTGGAGCCGCTCGCGTACGATCCGGGACGCTCGACGTTCGATCTCACCCTGTTCTCCTGGGAGGAGGCGGACACGCTGGGGGGCCAGTGGGAGTACTCCACGGCGCTCTTCGAGCGCGGCACCCTGGAGCGCATGGCGGGGCACCTGCGCAGACTCCTGGAGGGAGCCGTCCGTCAGCCGGACGCGCGTATCTCCAGCCTGCCGCTCCTGGGAGAGGAAGAGCGCCAGCGGCTGCTGGTGCAGTGGAACGACACCGCCGCCGCCTACCCCCGGGACTCCACCATTCCGGAGGCCTTCGCCGAGCAGGTCCTCCAGCATCCCGAGGCCGTGGCCGTGAGGTCTGGCGAGCAGCAGCTCACCTACCGGCAGCTGGACCAGCGCTCCAACCAGGTGGCCTGGCGGCTGCGCCGCATGGGCGTGGGCCCGGACTCCCGCGTGGCGATCGCCATGGGACGCTCGGTGGAGCTCATCGTCGCCCTGGTGGGCATCCTCAAGGCAGGTGGCGCCTACGTCCCTCTCGACACCGACTACCCGCGCGAGCGCCTGGCCTTCATGCTCGAGGCCACGCAGCCGGATGCCGTCGTCACCACCACGGCCCTGCTGCCGAAGCTCCCCGCCCAGGGGCCGCGGCACCTGCTGCTGGACGAGGCCCGGCTGGACGAGGAGCCCATCACCGCTCCGCCCTCGGGCGTGACGGCTCGAAACCTCGCGTACATCGACTTCACCTCCGGCTCCACTGGCCGGCCCAAGGGTGTCTGCATCGAGCACCGCTCGGTGCTGCGGCTGGTGAAGAACATCCGCTACGCGCAGCTGGGGCCGGGGGAGACGCTCCTGCTGGCCTCGCCGCTCTCCTTCGATGCCTCCACCTTCGAGCTCTGGGGCAGCCTGCTCACGGGGGCCACCCTCGCCGTCTTCCCGCCCCACCCGCCCGCGGACGCGGTGGAGCTGGCCGAGGAGCTCTCCCGCCATGGCGTCACCTGCATCTTCCTGACCACCGGCCTCTTCAACCTGGCGGTGGACATGGTCGCGCAGCGGCTGGCGAGCGTGCGCCTCATCCTCACCGGCGGGGAGGTGATGTCCGCCTCCCATACGCGCCGCATGGTGGAGCTGGGCGGCGGCGTCACGCACGTCTATGGCCCCACGGAGTGCACCACCTTCGCGACGGCCTGGCCCTTGAAGCCCCACTCCCGGGTGGAGGAGCCGGTGCCGCTGGGCCAGCCCATCGCCAACACCACCGCCTATGTGCTGGATCGGCACATGCAGCCGGTGCCGATCGGCGTCGCGGGCGAGCTCTACCTCGGCGGGGATGGCGTGGCGCGCGGCTACGTGGGCCAGCCCTCCTTCACCGCGGAGCGCTTCGTGCCGGACCCCTTCGGCGCCGAGCCCGGAGGACGCCTGTACCGGACGGGGGATCGGTTCCGCTGGCGGGCCGATGGCACCCTCGACTTCCTCGGCCGCCTGGACAACCAGGTGAAGGTCCGAGGCCACCGGATCGAGCTCGGGGAGGTGGAGGCGGCCCTGCTCTCCTTCCCCGCCGTGTCCAAGGCGGTGGCGGTGGTGCGCGAGGACACTCCCAGCCAGAAGCTCCTGGTGGGCTACGTCGTCGCTCCGCCAGAGCTGGACATGGTCGCGCTGCGCACCCACCTGTCGGAGCGTCTGCCCCGGTACATGCTGCCGTCGGCGCTCGTGAGGATCGATGCGCTCCCCCTCACGCTCACCGGCAAGTTCGACCGCAAGGCGCTGCCCGCTCCCAGCGCGGCCCGCTCTGGAGCCGAGCAGGGCTACGTGGCACCGCGCTCGGAGCTCGAGCGCTCGCTGGCCGAGATCTGGCGGGAGGTGCTGGGCGCGGAGCGCGTGGGCGTCGATGCGCCCTTCTTCGAGCTCGGGGGCCACTCGCTGCTGCTGGCGCAGGTGAGAGCGCGGATCCGCGAGCGGCTGGGTCATGACATCGGGCTGGTGACGCTCTTCCAGTACCCCACCATCCGCCAGCTCGCCGCCCACCTGAGCCCCGAGGAGAAGGAAGCCCCCACGGCTCCAGTCTCCGCCGCCCTCTCCCTCGAGGTGGCGGGCGCCACGCTCGCGCGCCGGGAGCACGCCATCGCCGTCATCGGCATGGCCGGACGCTTCCCCGGAGCCCGGAGCACGCGCGAGCTCTGGGAGCTGCTGCGCGAGGGCCGTGAAGGAGTCAGCCGCTTCACCCGCGAGTCGCTCCACGCCTCCGACGTGCCGCCGGAGCTCCTGAGGGATCCCTCCTTCGTCCCCGCCCTGGGCATGCTCGAGGAGGCCGCGCGCTTCGACGCGGGCTTCTTCGGGTACGCGCCCCAGGAGGCCCAGCTCACCGATCCGCAGCAGCGCCTCTTCCTCGAGAGCTGCTGGGAGGCCCTGGAGGACAGTGGCTATGATCCCCGCCGCTACCCGGGCGCCATCGGCGTGTTCGCTGGAGCGGGCGTCCCTCGCTACTGGCTGCAGCGGGTGGCCTCGCTGGGCTCCATGCGGGGCAGCTCGGGCGACTACCGGGCCATCGTCGGCAACGGCAACGACTTCCTGTCGACGCGGGTGGCCTACAAGCTGGGCCTGCGCGGCCCCGCGCTGAGTCTGCAGTCGGCCTGCTCCACCTCGCTCGTGGCCATCCACCTGGCCTGTCAGAACCTGCTGTCCGGCCAGTGCGACATGGCCCTGGCCGGCGGCGTGTCGCTGTTCTCGCTGGGCCCCTCCGGCTACCCCTACGAGGAGGGAGGGATCCTCTCGCCCGACGGCTACTGTCGTCCCTTCGACGCGCAGGCGCAGGGGACGGTGCCGGGCAGCGGAGTGGGCGTGGTGGTGCTCAAGCGGCTGGACGAGGCGCTGGCGGATGGCGACACCGTCCATGCCGTCATCCTGGGCTCGGCCATCAACAACGACGGCTCACAGAAGGTGGGCTACACCGCGCCCAGCGTCGAGGGACAGGTGGAGGCCATCGTCAGGGCCCAGTCCGCGGCGGGAGTCACGCCCGAGACCCTGAGCTATGTCGAGGCGCACGGCACGGCCACGCCGCTGGGCGATCCCATCGAGGTCGCCGCCCTCACGAAGGCGTTCCGCCGGAGCCCGGTCCCCAAGCAGTTCTGCGCGCTCGGCTCGCTCAAGAGCAACCTCGGCCACCTGGACGCGGCGGCCGGGGTGACGGGGCTCATCAAGGTGACGCTCTCCCTCGAGAACGAGCTCATCCCCGCCACGCTGCACTTCCACCGTCCCAACCCGGAGCTGGCGCTCGAGGACAGCCCCTTCTTCGTGAACGCGCAGCCGCGCCCGTGGCGACGCGGCAAGCGGCCCCGCCGCGCCGCCGTGAGCGCCTTCGGCATGGGTGGAACCAACGCCCATGCCATCCTGCAGGAGGCTCCGCCACGCGCGCCGTCCGGTCCCTCCCGCCCCTGGCAGCTGCTGCCGCTGTCCGGCCGCACCTCCGCGGCGCGCGAGACGATCACCGACAGGCTCAGCGAGCACCTGCGGCAGCGGCCGGAGCTTCCGCTGCCGGATGTGGCCTTCACCCTCCAGCAGGGGCGCGCGGCCTTCGAGCACCGCCGCGTGGTGGTCAGTCCGGATCGCGAGGCCGCGGCCTGCGCGCTGGCGGCTCGCGAGAGCGCCAGGGTCTTCGACGGAGTCGTCCAGCCCCAGCCGCTCCAGGTGGTCTTCATGTTCCCCGGCGGTGGCACCCAGCAGGTGGGCATGGGGCGGGAGCTCTACCAGGGAGAGCCCGTCTACCGGGAGACGCTCGACCACTGCGCCGAGCTCTTCGCCCGGGAGCTGGGGGTCGACCTCCGCCCGGTGCTCTTCGGCGACGAGGCCGGGCGCGCCGAGGCCTCCGCCCAGCTCCTGCGCCCGTCGCTCAACATGGCGTCCATCTTCTCCACCGAGTATGCGCTGGCGCAGCTGCTGCTCTCTTGGGGAGTGAAGCCCTCCGCGCTCACCGGACACAGCCTGGGGGAGTACGCCGCCGCCACGCTCGCCGGCGTGCTCTCCCTCGAGGATGCGGTGGCGCTCGTGGCCCTCCGCGGACGGCTGTGCGACACGATGCCCGAGTCCGCCATGCTGAGCGTCCCCCTGCCGGAGGAGGCGCTCACGAGCCGCTGGGCCCAGGGCGTCTCCATCGCCGCGATCAACGGGCCCGCGCACTGCGTGGTCGCGGGCCGCAAGGAGGCCATCGAGAAGCTGGAGGCCACGCTGCGCGCCGGAGGCATCGAGGCGCAGCGGCTGTGGCTGGCGGGCGCCTCGCACTCGCCGCTGGTGGAGCCCTTCGCGGGCCGCCTCACCGAGCGCGCGGCGTCGATGAAGCTCCAGGCCCCGCTCACCCCGCTCGTCTCCAACCTCACCGGCACGTGGATGGGCTCCGCGGACGCGACGGATCCCTCCTACTGGGCCCGCCACCTGCGAGGCACGGTGCGGTTCGCCGATGGGCTGTCCACCCTGCTGGCACTGCCCGCTCCGGTGCTCATCGAGGTGGGACCGGGCCGGGTGCTGGCCTCGCTGGCGCGCATCCACCCCGAGACAGGGAAGGCCCGCCTGGTCACGAACACCTTGTCCACCCCAGGCTCGGGGCGCGGCGACCTGGAGGCCCTGCTGGGCGCGGTGGGGAAGCTCTGGTGCGTGGGAGGGGAGCTCGACTGGGCGGCCTTCTCGCGCGGCGAGCGGCGCCAGCGGGTGTCCCTGCCGACGTACCCGTTCGAGCGACGCGAGTACCTCCTCGAGGCGGACCCCGCCGAGCAGCCCATGAGGGCACCGCGCGCGCCTTCCGTGATGGGGGGCGTACGCCGTACCCCGCCTCCCCTGGGCGTCCAGCCTCCCCCCGCGCCCATCATGAAGGCCCCTCCCCCGAGCCGGGACACGCTCGAGCACCGGGTGGCGGAGATCTGGCGGGAGGTGCTGGGAGTCTCCTCCACCCGCCCCGACGATCACTTCTTCGATGTCGGTGGGTCCTCGCTCATCGCCTTGCAGCTTCGCACCCGGGTGCGTGAGCGGCTCGGCGTGGTGCTGCCCGTCCACACCCTCGTCGAGAACCCCCGCTTCAGCCAGCTGCTGGCCACCATCCACAGAGCCAGCAGCGCCTCGGCCTCACAGCCCGAGTCGCCATCCGTACCGAAGGGCCGCCTGCTCGTCTGCCTTCAGGCGGGGACGGCCGAGCACCTTCCCCTCTATCTGGTCCAGCCCATCGGCGGCACGGTCTTCACATACATGAGTCTGGCTCGCCAGCTCGGTCCCGAGCAGCCGGTGTATGCCTTCCGGGCCTCGGGCCTCGAGCCGGGAGAACCCATCCATCCCGACGTGCCGACGATGGCCGCGCATTACATCTCCGAATTGCTGGAGCGACAGCCTCGCGGACCCTTCCAGCTGGGCGGACACTCCTCCGGAGGCGCCGTGGCCACCGAGATGGCTCGCCAGCTTCTCCAGAAAGACATGGAAGTCTCTCTTGTCTTGCTTTTAGACACGCCGCCGCTGCCCTTGAAACAGCTCCAGGTCCACCAGCCCGAGGATTTGTTGCACCTGGTGGCTCCCTTCCGCGAGCGGGCGCCCGGGGCCTGGGAGGGCTTTGCCAGCGCGGTCGCCAAGGACTCTCCCCTCCGAGAGCTCCTCATGGCGCAGGCCCAGGCCCTGGCTACCTACTCGCCCGGCCGCGGCCTGTTCCCCCTCCTCTACATTCGAGCCCGGGAGCGAGACGGCGTGCTGGAGCCTCACGCCGAGCGGTGGTGGATGGACCAGACGGACGGCCCCTTCTCCATGCACAACGTGCCCGGCGACCACTTCACGATGATGGAGCCGCCTCATGTCGCGGCGGTCGCACGCATCGTGAGACAGAGCCTCGCAGGGCGAGTAAGCAACCTTGCACGAACAGCCAGGGAGGATGATTCCAGTGAAGGATTTCGCTCAGGTTTGGGCAGTGCGTGA